A part of Argonema galeatum A003/A1 genomic DNA contains:
- a CDS encoding AHH domain-containing protein — MGMAQWTKQPIQAGSLFHTVYNIKPGDYLMMYDSYASEFLIKEPSQGKIVFRKRLDSPLDLAMLVSTHLNISEIIAPEIAAKLKRGGKSLGGGKLVDHHIIPVHLWKDSKLVQQAIELTDIDMNGRENRILLSEEFHRKSHDENSKYSQTVRYHLRDQWNALIDAGLENDPSEIEAVMIGLIEALREDLQDIETTGGSINDIW, encoded by the coding sequence ATGGGAATGGCACAGTGGACAAAGCAACCTATTCAAGCAGGCTCCCTATTTCACACGGTGTATAATATTAAACCGGGTGACTATTTGATGATGTATGATTCATATGCAAGTGAGTTTCTTATTAAAGAACCCAGTCAAGGAAAAATTGTATTCAGAAAGCGTCTAGACTCACCATTAGATCTTGCTATGCTGGTTTCTACTCATTTGAATATCTCTGAGATAATAGCTCCAGAAATAGCAGCAAAGCTGAAGCGAGGGGGGAAATCTCTAGGGGGTGGAAAGCTTGTAGATCACCATATTATTCCAGTACATCTTTGGAAGGATTCCAAATTGGTACAACAGGCAATCGAGCTTACAGACATAGATATGAACGGTCGTGAAAACAGAATACTCTTATCAGAAGAGTTTCATCGAAAAAGTCACGACGAAAATTCAAAATATTCTCAAACTGTCCGTTATCATCTTCGAGATCAATGGAACGCTCTTATTGATGCTGGTTTGGAGAATGATCCTAGTGAAATTGAGGCAGTTATGATAGGACTCATAGAAGCTCTTAGAGAGGATTTACAGGACATAGAAACTACAGGAGGTTCTATCAATGATATTTGGTAG
- a CDS encoding DUF3368 domain-containing protein: MTVISNTTPLINFAAINRLDILQAMFGQIVIPQAVYDETTGSNFPDSQVVLQAIASGWLQVRQVSTIASEISPTLDQGEREAIALAIATSEQRILLDEREARQVAQSFGLQVIGSLGILLLAKNKQIIPQVQPLLDAMIHTAQYWVSATLYQQVLRQAGEFVE, translated from the coding sequence GTGACAGTCATTTCTAATACTACACCTCTGATAAATTTTGCTGCCATCAATCGGCTTGATATCTTACAGGCTATGTTTGGACAGATTGTGATTCCCCAAGCTGTATATGATGAAACTACGGGTTCAAATTTCCCCGATTCGCAAGTTGTTCTGCAAGCAATTGCTTCAGGATGGCTTCAAGTTCGTCAAGTCTCGACCATAGCAAGCGAAATTTCCCCAACGCTAGATCAAGGGGAACGGGAAGCAATTGCTTTGGCGATCGCAACTAGCGAGCAGCGAATTTTGTTAGATGAGCGTGAAGCACGTCAAGTAGCTCAAAGTTTTGGGTTACAAGTAATTGGTAGTCTTGGTATTCTCTTGTTGGCAAAAAATAAACAGATAATTCCTCAAGTACAACCTTTACTTGATGCTATGATCCACACAGCCCAATATTGGGTCAGCGCTACACTTTATCAACAAGTTTTACGACAGGCAGGAGAGTTTGTTGAGTAG
- a CDS encoding UPF0175 family protein has protein sequence MMSKFVEPINIEISPASLGQGEQAIRQEIALQLYAQNIFTFGQARHLANLSVWEFQQLLGQKKIDRHYNETDLGEDISTIQTGAW, from the coding sequence ATGATGAGTAAATTTGTTGAACCGATTAATATAGAAATATCGCCTGCTTCTCTGGGTCAAGGCGAACAAGCAATCCGGCAAGAAATTGCTTTGCAACTATACGCCCAAAATATTTTTACCTTTGGTCAAGCACGTCACTTAGCTAATTTATCTGTATGGGAATTTCAACAACTTTTGGGACAAAAAAAGATCGATCGCCATTATAATGAAACAGACTTAGGTGAAGATATTAGCACAATTCAAACAGGTGCTTGGTAG
- a CDS encoding type II toxin-antitoxin system VapC family toxin: MIAVDTNIVVRLLTQDDEQQYNKSLKLFQDEDIFIPDTVILETEWVLRFAYKFKPVEICTAFKNLFGLPNVHISNASLMAEVLQWHENGLDFADALHLAQSQNCSALYTFDDKFVKRAKELTQCEVKEPL, encoded by the coding sequence ATGATTGCAGTTGATACAAATATTGTGGTACGACTTCTGACGCAAGACGATGAACAACAATATAATAAAAGTCTGAAACTGTTTCAGGACGAAGACATATTTATTCCAGACACCGTAATTCTTGAAACTGAGTGGGTACTGCGTTTTGCCTACAAGTTTAAGCCAGTCGAGATTTGTACAGCATTTAAAAATCTTTTTGGTTTACCGAATGTTCATATCTCTAATGCAAGTTTAATGGCAGAAGTTCTGCAATGGCATGAGAATGGGTTAGATTTTGCCGATGCTTTGCATCTGGCACAAAGTCAAAATTGTTCGGCGCTATATACGTTTGACGACAAGTTTGTGAAAAGAGCTAAAGAGTTAACGCAGTGTGAGGTTAAGGAACCTTTATAA